From one Bacillus clarus genomic stretch:
- a CDS encoding helix-turn-helix domain-containing protein — MFGLGKPLSKFGKFLRRNEISQTDLKEWSGVNQNTISRISRSNEYKPSLGNGQKIVKALKRKGYNVDFDDFWM, encoded by the coding sequence GTGTTTGGACTAGGGAAGCCGCTGTCTAAATTCGGTAAATTTTTGCGAAGAAACGAGATATCTCAAACAGATTTGAAGGAATGGAGCGGAGTAAATCAAAATACAATTAGTCGTATTTCTCGATCGAATGAGTATAAGCCATCTTTAGGGAATGGACAGAAGATAGTTAAGGCTTTGAAAAGAAAAGGTTACAATGTAGATTTTGATGATTTCTGGATGTAA